Proteins encoded within one genomic window of Enterococcus haemoperoxidus ATCC BAA-382:
- a CDS encoding PadR family transcriptional regulator, whose amino-acid sequence MEEKLKRIYIPMTETGFYILFALKEERHGYNIIQYVKELTGQEIIISAGTMYGSLSKMEKDGLIQATKEENRRKSYLITALGEEILVHEINRIKRLYKNSIGEKIDGD is encoded by the coding sequence ATGGAAGAAAAGCTAAAACGAATCTATATACCAATGACGGAAACAGGTTTTTATATATTGTTCGCACTTAAAGAAGAGCGTCATGGATATAATATCATTCAGTATGTGAAAGAGCTGACAGGGCAAGAAATTATTATTAGTGCAGGAACGATGTATGGAAGTCTCAGTAAAATGGAGAAAGATGGTTTGATACAAGCGACAAAAGAAGAAAACAGACGAAAAAGCTATCTAATAACAGCTCTTGGAGAAGAAATACTTGTTCACGAAATCAATCGAATTAAACGATTGTATAAAAATAGTATTGGGGAGAAAATCGATGGAGACTAA
- the fusA gene encoding elongation factor G, whose protein sequence is MPREFSLENTRNIGIMAHVDAGKTTTTERILYYTGKIHKIGETHEGASQMDWMEQEQERGITITSAATTAEWKGYRVNIIDTPGHVDFTIEVQRSLRVLDGAVTVLDSQSGVEPQTETVWRQATEYKVPRVVFCNKMDKIGADFLYSVNSLHDRLQANAHPIQLPIGAEDSFTGIIDLITMKAEIYTNDLGTDIQETEIPEEYMEQAIEWREKLVEAVAETDEDLMMKYLDGEEITNEELKAGIRQATINVEFFPVMAGSAFKNKGVQLMLDAVLDYLPSPLDIEAIKGIDVKTDEETTRPADDEAPFASLAFKVMTDPFVGRLTFFRVYSGVLESGSYVLNASKDKKERIGRILQMHANTRKEIDKVFSGDIAAAVGLKDTTTGDTLCAVDSPVILESIEFPEPVIQVAVEPKSKADQDKMGVALQKLAEEDPSFRVETNVETGETVISGMGELHLDVLVDRMRREFKVEANVGAPQVSYRETFRAPVTQAEGKFVRQSGGKGQYGHVWVEFTPNEEGKGFEFENAIVGGVVPREYIPAVEKGLAESMNNGVLAGYPLVDIKAKLYDGSYHDVDSNETAFRVAASMALRAAAKKAMPVILEPMMKVTITVPEDYLGDIMGHVTSRRGRVEGMEAHGNSQIVNAMVPLAEMFGYATTLRSATQGRGTFMMVFDHYEDVPKSVQEEIIKKNGGNNA, encoded by the coding sequence ATGCCAAGAGAATTTTCGTTAGAAAACACTCGTAATATCGGTATTATGGCGCACGTTGATGCTGGTAAAACAACAACAACAGAGCGTATCTTATACTATACTGGTAAAATCCATAAAATTGGTGAAACGCACGAAGGTGCATCACAAATGGACTGGATGGAACAAGAACAAGAACGTGGTATTACTATCACATCTGCTGCAACAACTGCAGAGTGGAAAGGTTACCGTGTAAATATCATCGATACACCAGGACACGTGGATTTCACTATTGAAGTTCAACGTTCACTACGTGTATTAGATGGTGCTGTAACCGTTCTTGACTCACAATCAGGTGTTGAACCTCAAACTGAAACAGTTTGGCGTCAAGCAACTGAATATAAAGTTCCACGTGTTGTTTTCTGTAATAAAATGGATAAAATCGGTGCGGATTTCTTATACTCTGTAAACTCATTACATGATCGTTTACAAGCGAATGCTCATCCAATCCAATTGCCAATTGGTGCAGAAGATAGCTTTACAGGGATCATCGATTTAATTACGATGAAAGCTGAAATCTATACAAATGACTTAGGTACAGACATTCAAGAAACTGAAATTCCAGAAGAATATATGGAACAAGCAATTGAATGGCGCGAAAAATTAGTAGAAGCTGTTGCTGAAACTGATGAAGACCTAATGATGAAATATCTAGATGGTGAAGAAATTACGAACGAAGAATTAAAAGCGGGTATCCGTCAAGCAACAATCAATGTTGAATTCTTCCCAGTAATGGCTGGTTCTGCCTTCAAGAACAAAGGTGTTCAATTAATGTTGGATGCAGTTCTTGATTATTTACCATCACCACTAGATATTGAAGCGATCAAAGGGATCGACGTTAAAACAGACGAAGAAACAACTCGTCCTGCTGATGACGAAGCACCTTTTGCATCACTAGCATTTAAAGTTATGACTGACCCATTCGTAGGTCGTCTAACATTCTTCCGTGTTTATTCTGGTGTCCTTGAAAGTGGTTCATACGTATTGAACGCTTCTAAAGACAAAAAAGAACGTATCGGTCGTATTTTACAAATGCACGCGAACACACGTAAAGAAATTGACAAAGTGTTCTCAGGAGATATCGCTGCCGCTGTTGGATTGAAAGATACAACAACTGGTGATACTTTATGTGCGGTAGATTCACCAGTTATTCTTGAATCAATTGAGTTCCCAGAACCAGTTATTCAAGTTGCTGTTGAACCTAAATCAAAAGCTGACCAAGATAAAATGGGTGTGGCTCTGCAAAAACTTGCAGAAGAAGATCCATCATTCCGCGTTGAAACAAACGTTGAAACTGGTGAAACAGTTATCTCTGGTATGGGCGAATTGCACTTAGACGTATTAGTAGACCGTATGAGACGTGAGTTCAAGGTTGAAGCAAACGTTGGTGCTCCACAAGTATCATATCGTGAAACTTTCCGTGCTCCTGTAACGCAGGCAGAAGGTAAGTTTGTACGTCAGTCTGGTGGTAAAGGTCAATACGGACATGTCTGGGTTGAATTTACACCAAACGAAGAAGGTAAAGGCTTCGAATTTGAAAATGCTATCGTCGGTGGTGTGGTTCCTCGTGAATACATCCCTGCGGTTGAAAAAGGCTTGGCAGAATCTATGAACAACGGTGTTCTTGCTGGATATCCATTAGTTGATATTAAAGCAAAACTTTACGATGGTTCATACCATGATGTCGATTCAAATGAAACAGCCTTCCGTGTAGCTGCTTCTATGGCGCTACGTGCGGCTGCTAAAAAAGCAATGCCTGTAATTTTAGAACCAATGATGAAAGTAACGATCACTGTACCAGAAGATTACTTAGGTGATATCATGGGACACGTTACAAGTCGTCGTGGACGTGTTGAGGGTATGGAAGCACACGGTAACTCACAAATCGTTAACGCGATGGTGCCTCTAGCTGAAATGTTCGGTTACGCGACAACATTACGTTCAGCAACACAAGGTCGCGGTACGTTTATGATGGTCTTTGATCACTATGAAGATGTACCAAAATCTGTACAAGAAGAAATCATCAAGAAAAATGGCGGAAACAACGCATAA
- the rpsL gene encoding 30S ribosomal protein S12 — MPTINQLVRKPRKSKVEKSNSPALNKGYNSFKKSQTNVNSPQKRGVCTRVGTMTPKKPNSALRKYARVRLSNLIEVTAYIPGIGHNLQEHSVVLLRGGRVKDLPGVRYHIVRGALDTAGVTDRKQSRSKYGTKMPKAAK; from the coding sequence ATGCCTACAATTAATCAATTAGTACGTAAACCTCGTAAATCAAAGGTGGAGAAATCTAATTCACCAGCGTTGAACAAAGGATATAATAGTTTTAAGAAATCTCAAACGAACGTAAACTCACCACAAAAGCGTGGGGTTTGTACTCGTGTGGGAACAATGACACCTAAAAAACCTAACTCGGCTTTACGTAAATATGCCCGTGTTCGTTTGTCTAACTTAATCGAAGTAACAGCTTATATCCCAGGTATCGGTCATAACTTACAAGAACATAGCGTGGTATTATTACGCGGTGGACGTGTAAAAGATTTACCAGGGGTACGTTATCATATCGTACGTGGTGCGCTTGATACAGCTGGCGTTACAGATCGTAAACAAAGCCGCTCTAAATATGGTACTAAAATGCCTAAAGCTGCTAAATAA
- the rplB gene encoding 50S ribosomal protein L2, which yields MAIKKYKPTTNGRRNMTASDFAEITTSTPEKSLLAPLKNHAGRNNNGRITVRHQGGGHKRQYRMIDFKRNKDNVVAVVKTIEYDPNRSANIALVHYEDGIKAYILAPKGLEVGMRLVSGTEADIKVGNALPLENIPVGTVVHNIEMKPGKGGQLIRSAGTSAQVLGKEGKYVLIRLNSGEVRMILATCRATIGSVGNEQHELINIGKAGRSRWMRKRPTVRGSVMNPNDHPHGGGEGKQPIGRKAPVSPWGQPAIGLKTRNKKAKSDKLIVRRRTK from the coding sequence GTGGCGATTAAAAAGTATAAACCTACCACAAATGGCCGTCGTAATATGACAGCATCTGATTTTGCTGAAATCACGACATCAACACCTGAAAAATCGTTGTTGGCGCCATTAAAAAACCATGCCGGTCGTAACAACAATGGTCGTATTACAGTTCGTCATCAAGGTGGCGGTCACAAACGTCAATACCGTATGATCGACTTCAAACGTAATAAAGATAACGTTGTAGCGGTTGTCAAAACTATCGAGTATGATCCAAACCGTTCTGCTAACATCGCGTTAGTACATTACGAAGATGGAATCAAAGCATACATTCTAGCACCAAAAGGATTGGAAGTAGGCATGCGCCTTGTTTCCGGTACTGAAGCAGATATTAAAGTAGGGAACGCATTACCATTGGAAAATATTCCAGTAGGTACTGTTGTCCACAATATTGAAATGAAACCTGGTAAAGGCGGTCAATTGATCCGTTCTGCTGGAACAAGTGCTCAAGTACTTGGTAAAGAAGGCAAATACGTATTAATCCGTTTGAACTCAGGTGAAGTTCGTATGATCTTGGCAACTTGCCGTGCAACAATCGGTTCAGTTGGTAACGAACAACACGAATTAATCAACATTGGTAAAGCAGGCCGCTCTCGTTGGATGCGTAAACGCCCAACTGTACGTGGTAGCGTAATGAACCCGAACGATCACCCACACGGTGGTGGTGAAGGTAAACAACCGATTGGACGTAAAGCTCCAGTATCACCTTGGGGTCAACCAGCTATCGGCTTGAAAACTCGTAATAAAAAAGCTAAATCAGACAAACTTATCGTTCG
- the rplC gene encoding 50S ribosomal protein L3, giving the protein MTKGILGKKVGMTQIFTESGELIPVTVVEATPNVVLQVKTVETDGYEAIQIGYQDKREVLSNKPAKGHVAKANTAPKRFIKEFKNVELGEYEVGKEIKVDVFQAGDIIDVTGTSKGKGFQGVIKRHGQSRGPMSHGSRYHRRPGSMGPVAPNRVFKNKKLAGRMGGNRVTIQNLEIVKVDAERNVIMIKGNIPGAKKSLITIKSAVKAK; this is encoded by the coding sequence ATGACCAAAGGAATCTTAGGGAAAAAAGTGGGAATGACACAAATCTTTACTGAGTCTGGTGAGTTAATTCCAGTAACAGTAGTTGAAGCTACGCCAAACGTAGTTTTACAAGTAAAAACTGTTGAGACTGATGGATACGAAGCTATCCAAATCGGTTACCAAGACAAACGTGAAGTTTTATCAAACAAACCTGCGAAAGGTCATGTTGCAAAAGCAAACACGGCTCCTAAGCGCTTCATTAAGGAATTCAAAAATGTTGAGCTAGGAGAATATGAAGTAGGTAAAGAAATTAAGGTAGATGTTTTCCAAGCAGGAGACATTATTGATGTTACAGGGACTTCGAAAGGTAAAGGATTCCAAGGCGTTATCAAACGTCACGGACAAAGCCGCGGACCAATGTCTCACGGTTCTCGTTACCACCGTCGTCCTGGGTCAATGGGTCCAGTTGCGCCTAACCGTGTATTTAAAAATAAAAAACTTGCTGGCCGTATGGGTGGCAACCGCGTAACAATTCAAAACCTTGAAATTGTTAAAGTGGACGCTGAAAGAAATGTAATCATGATCAAAGGTAACATTCCTGGAGCGAAAAAATCATTAATCACAATCAAATCAGCTGTGAAAGCTAAATAA
- the gpmA gene encoding 2,3-diphosphoglycerate-dependent phosphoglycerate mutase, which translates to MPKLVFSRHGLSEWNALNQFTGWADVDLAPQGVEEAIEGGRKIKEAGIEFDVAYTSVLTRAIKTCNLILENSDQLWVPQIKSWRLNERHYGKLQGLNKQETAEKYGDDQVHIWRRSYDTLPPLMEATDEGSAANDRRYAMLDQRDIPGGENLKVTLERALPFWQDEIAPALLDDKTVLVAAHGNSLRALAKHIEGISDEDIMDLEIPTGQPLVYELNDDLTVAKKYYL; encoded by the coding sequence ATGCCAAAATTAGTATTTTCTCGTCATGGACTTAGTGAATGGAATGCGTTAAATCAATTTACAGGTTGGGCTGACGTAGATTTAGCACCACAAGGTGTTGAAGAAGCAATCGAAGGCGGACGCAAAATCAAAGAAGCTGGAATTGAATTTGATGTAGCTTATACTTCTGTATTAACTCGTGCTATCAAAACTTGTAACTTAATTTTAGAGAACTCAGATCAATTATGGGTTCCTCAAATCAAATCTTGGCGCTTAAACGAACGTCACTATGGTAAATTACAAGGTTTAAACAAACAAGAAACTGCTGAAAAATATGGAGATGACCAAGTACACATTTGGCGTCGTTCTTACGATACTTTACCTCCATTGATGGAAGCGACTGATGAAGGTTCTGCAGCAAACGATCGTCGTTATGCAATGTTAGACCAACGCGATATTCCAGGTGGAGAAAACTTGAAAGTTACTCTAGAACGTGCGTTACCATTCTGGCAAGACGAAATTGCTCCTGCTTTGCTAGACGACAAAACTGTTTTAGTAGCCGCTCATGGTAACTCTTTACGTGCTTTAGCGAAACATATCGAAGGTATTTCAGATGAAGATATCATGGATCTTGAAATACCAACAGGTCAACCACTTGTTTATGAATTAAACGATGACCTAACAGTAGCTAAAAAATACTACTTATAA
- the tuf gene encoding elongation factor Tu produces the protein MAKEKFDRSKPHVNIGTIGHVDHGKTTLTAAIATVLAKHGGGEAQNYADIDNAPEEKERGITINTSHIEYETDARHYAHVDCPGHADYVKNMITGAAQMDGAILVVSAADGPMPQTREHILLSRNVGVPYIVVFLNKMDMVDDEELLELVEMEVRDLLSEYDFPGDDTPVIAGSALKALEGDASYEEKIMELMAAVDEYIPTPTRDTDKPFMMPVEDVFSITGRGTVATGRVERGEVRVGDEIEIVGIKEDTAKTTVTGVEMFRKLLDYAEAGDNIGALLRGVAREDIERGQVLAKPASITPHTKFKAEVYVLSKEEGGRHTPFFTNYRPQFYFRTTDVTGVVELPEGVEMVMPGDNVAMDVELIHPIAIEDGTRFSIREGGRTVGSGVVSEITK, from the coding sequence ATGGCTAAAGAAAAATTTGACCGTTCTAAACCCCATGTAAACATTGGTACTATTGGACACGTTGACCATGGTAAAACTACATTAACTGCTGCAATCGCAACTGTGTTAGCTAAACACGGTGGCGGTGAAGCTCAAAACTATGCTGATATCGATAACGCTCCAGAAGAAAAAGAACGTGGTATCACAATCAACACTTCTCACATCGAGTATGAAACTGATGCTCGTCACTATGCACACGTGGATTGCCCAGGACACGCGGATTACGTTAAAAACATGATCACTGGTGCTGCACAAATGGATGGAGCTATCTTAGTAGTATCTGCTGCTGATGGTCCTATGCCTCAAACTCGTGAGCACATCTTGTTATCACGTAACGTTGGTGTACCATACATCGTTGTTTTCTTAAACAAAATGGATATGGTAGATGACGAAGAATTATTAGAATTAGTAGAAATGGAAGTTCGTGATTTATTATCTGAATATGATTTCCCAGGTGACGACACTCCTGTTATCGCTGGTTCTGCTTTGAAAGCATTAGAAGGCGACGCTTCATACGAAGAAAAAATCATGGAATTAATGGCTGCAGTTGACGAGTACATCCCAACTCCAACTCGTGATACTGACAAACCATTCATGATGCCAGTCGAAGACGTATTCTCAATCACTGGACGTGGTACAGTTGCTACTGGCCGTGTTGAACGTGGAGAAGTTCGCGTTGGTGACGAAATCGAAATCGTTGGTATTAAAGAAGATACTGCTAAAACAACAGTTACTGGTGTTGAAATGTTCCGTAAATTGTTAGACTACGCTGAAGCTGGCGATAACATCGGTGCTTTATTACGTGGTGTTGCACGTGAAGATATCGAGCGTGGACAAGTATTGGCAAAACCTGCTTCAATCACTCCACACACAAAATTTAAAGCTGAAGTTTATGTTTTATCAAAAGAAGAAGGCGGACGTCACACTCCATTCTTCACTAACTACCGTCCTCAGTTCTACTTCCGTACAACTGACGTAACTGGTGTAGTTGAATTACCAGAAGGCGTTGAAATGGTAATGCCTGGTGATAACGTTGCAATGGACGTTGAATTAATCCACCCAATCGCTATCGAAGACGGAACTCGTTTCTCTATTCGTGAAGGCGGACGTACTGTTGGTTCAGGCGTTGTTTCTGAAATCACTAAATAA
- the rpiA gene encoding ribose-5-phosphate isomerase RpiA has product MNLKQMAGIEAAKYVEDGMIVGLGTGSTAKFMVDEIGRRVKEEGLSIVGVTTSKETERQAIELGIPLKGIDDVPYVDLTIDGADEISEDFQGIKGGGAALLFEKIVATYSKKCIWIVDDSKLVKKLGKFPLPVEVVPYGSQQLVRLFEEKGYAPVLRTTSTEETLVTDGGHYIIDLHLEEITDPIALGAYLDQLVGVVEHGLFLNIVSTVIVGGETGPKTIHVPK; this is encoded by the coding sequence ATGAATCTTAAACAAATGGCAGGAATCGAAGCAGCAAAATATGTAGAAGATGGTATGATCGTAGGTTTGGGAACAGGATCTACTGCGAAATTTATGGTGGATGAAATTGGTCGACGAGTAAAAGAGGAAGGTTTATCTATCGTTGGTGTAACCACATCAAAAGAAACTGAGCGTCAAGCCATCGAATTGGGCATTCCTTTGAAAGGGATCGATGACGTTCCTTATGTCGATCTGACGATTGATGGAGCAGATGAGATCAGTGAGGATTTTCAAGGTATCAAAGGTGGCGGTGCTGCTTTATTATTCGAAAAAATCGTCGCAACGTACTCAAAAAAATGCATATGGATCGTTGATGACTCAAAACTTGTGAAAAAACTTGGTAAATTCCCATTGCCTGTTGAAGTCGTTCCATACGGTAGTCAACAACTGGTTCGTTTATTTGAAGAAAAAGGGTATGCGCCTGTTTTACGTACAACGTCTACTGAAGAAACATTGGTCACGGATGGCGGTCATTATATTATCGATCTTCATTTAGAAGAAATCACTGACCCCATCGCTTTAGGTGCTTATTTAGATCAGTTAGTCGGTGTCGTTGAACATGGATTATTCCTTAACATCGTTTCCACTGTTATCGTCGGCGGAGAAACAGGCCCAAAAACCATCCACGTACCAAAATAG
- a CDS encoding recombinase family protein has product MKIIGYARTTINDNDLDAQINILSDFGCDEVYQESFDITNDKHLISELETVLNGLETGDTLVICRLNRLGRSTRQLTELTQTFKDTGIHLVSLHEEIDTRHPMGEIYFKLMNGLATMECDLITERTLIGLSNARKKGKIGGRPKIDARTVKKIRHLYHEKKETIQFISSKCNVSVGTCYKYINLSEADVAKLSQE; this is encoded by the coding sequence ATGAAAATAATTGGTTATGCACGTACAACAATCAATGACAATGATTTAGATGCTCAGATCAACATTTTATCTGACTTTGGTTGCGATGAAGTTTATCAAGAATCTTTCGACATCACAAATGACAAACATCTCATTTCTGAGCTTGAGACTGTCCTAAACGGTTTAGAAACAGGCGACACTTTAGTTATCTGCCGTTTAAACCGCTTAGGTCGCTCTACGCGTCAATTGACGGAACTAACACAAACGTTCAAAGACACTGGTATTCATCTAGTCAGCCTACATGAAGAGATCGACACCCGGCATCCAATGGGAGAGATTTACTTCAAGTTAATGAATGGTTTGGCAACGATGGAATGCGATCTAATCACAGAGCGTACTTTAATCGGATTGAGCAATGCCCGAAAAAAAGGCAAGATTGGCGGACGACCTAAAATAGATGCACGAACAGTAAAAAAAATCCGACACTTATATCACGAGAAGAAAGAAACTATTCAATTTATTTCTTCAAAATGCAATGTTTCTGTCGGCACTTGCTACAAATACATCAATTTATCTGAAGCTGATGTTGCCAAGCTCTCTCAAGAGTAA
- the rpsG gene encoding 30S ribosomal protein S7, whose product MPRKGPVTKRDVLPDPIYNSKLVTRLINRVMVDGKRGIAANIIYNSFDIIKESTGNDPLEVFEQAMKNVMPVLEVKARRVGGSNYQVPVEVRPERRTTLGLRWVVNYARLRGEHTMEQRLAKEIMDAANNTGASVKKREDTHKMADANRAFAHYRW is encoded by the coding sequence ATGCCACGTAAAGGTCCTGTTACAAAACGCGATGTTTTACCAGATCCAATTTATAACTCAAAATTAGTAACTCGCTTGATTAACCGTGTAATGGTTGATGGAAAACGCGGGATTGCTGCTAATATCATCTATAATTCATTTGATATCATCAAAGAATCTACAGGTAATGATCCATTGGAAGTTTTCGAACAAGCAATGAAAAACGTTATGCCTGTACTAGAAGTAAAAGCTCGCCGTGTTGGGGGTTCTAACTATCAAGTACCAGTTGAAGTTCGTCCAGAACGTCGTACAACTTTAGGTCTACGTTGGGTTGTTAACTATGCTCGCCTACGCGGTGAACATACAATGGAACAACGTCTAGCGAAAGAAATCATGGATGCTGCCAATAACACTGGTGCTTCTGTTAAAAAACGTGAAGACACACATAAAATGGCGGACGCTAACCGTGCGTTTGCACACTATCGTTGGTAA
- a CDS encoding DUF2812 domain-containing protein → METKKIRRRFELADYVEEENFLQEEHKNGWKMVDLKLPFSTYIFEKCEPQEYVYQLDFKQQGNDLGEYLQLFEDCGWEYFYKYGNWYYFRKLKSEIEEENAIFSDAPSRAEMAKKVVKFQGMIALAALVPLSYLIPVLLNRSEGRSNVLLALLVLVIGITVILLGVHLRNFLKLTEIIKREELK, encoded by the coding sequence ATGGAGACTAAAAAAATAAGAAGGCGATTTGAGTTGGCAGATTATGTAGAGGAAGAAAATTTTTTACAAGAAGAACATAAAAATGGGTGGAAAATGGTGGATTTAAAACTACCGTTTAGTACCTATATTTTTGAAAAATGTGAACCGCAAGAGTATGTATACCAACTAGATTTTAAACAACAAGGAAATGACTTGGGAGAATATCTACAATTATTTGAAGATTGTGGTTGGGAGTATTTTTATAAATATGGTAATTGGTATTATTTTAGAAAGCTAAAATCTGAAATAGAAGAAGAAAATGCTATTTTTAGTGATGCCCCGTCTCGTGCGGAAATGGCAAAAAAAGTTGTGAAATTTCAAGGTATGATTGCATTAGCTGCATTAGTTCCACTGAGCTATTTAATACCTGTATTGCTGAATAGAAGCGAAGGAAGAAGTAATGTTTTACTTGCCTTACTTGTGCTAGTTATAGGGATTACAGTTATTTTATTAGGAGTTCACTTAAGAAATTTTTTGAAACTTACTGAGATTATTAAAAGAGAAGAATTGAAATAA
- the rplD gene encoding 50S ribosomal protein L4 — translation MPNVALFKQDGTQNGEITLNEEIFGIEPNETVVYDAIIMQRASLRQGTHSVKHRGEVRGGGRKPWRQKGTGRARQGSIRSPQWRGGGVVFGPTPRSYSYKLPKKVRRLAMKSVLSDKVAENNLVAVEALGFDAPKTKEFKQVLTNLSIDAKVLVVLETGNDFAALSARNLPNVSVVTSDNVSVLDIVSNTKVLATQTALTQIEEVLA, via the coding sequence ATGCCGAATGTAGCATTATTTAAACAAGATGGAACTCAAAATGGTGAAATCACTTTAAACGAAGAGATTTTCGGAATCGAACCAAATGAAACTGTTGTCTACGATGCAATCATCATGCAACGTGCTTCATTAAGACAAGGTACACACTCAGTAAAACACCGCGGAGAAGTTCGTGGCGGTGGCCGTAAACCATGGCGTCAAAAAGGAACTGGTCGTGCTCGTCAAGGTTCAATTCGTTCACCACAATGGCGTGGAGGTGGCGTAGTCTTCGGACCAACACCGCGTTCTTACAGCTACAAACTTCCTAAAAAAGTTCGTCGTTTAGCAATGAAATCTGTATTGTCAGATAAAGTTGCTGAAAACAACTTGGTAGCAGTTGAAGCGTTAGGCTTTGATGCACCAAAAACAAAAGAATTCAAACAAGTTTTAACTAACTTATCTATTGATGCGAAAGTATTAGTTGTTTTAGAAACAGGAAATGATTTTGCAGCATTGTCTGCACGTAATCTACCAAACGTTTCTGTAGTAACTTCTGATAACGTAAGTGTTTTAGATATCGTTTCTAATACTAAAGTATTGGCAACACAAACTGCTCTTACTCAAATTGAGGAGGTGCTTGCATAA
- the rpsJ gene encoding 30S ribosomal protein S10, which produces MAKQKIRIRLKAYEHRILDQSADKIVETAKRTGADVSGPIPLPTERSLYTVIRATHKYKDSREQFEMRTHKRLIDIVNPTPKTVDALMKLDLPSGVNIEIKL; this is translated from the coding sequence ATGGCAAAACAAAAAATTCGTATCCGTTTAAAAGCGTATGAACACCGTATTTTAGATCAATCAGCGGATAAAATTGTGGAAACAGCAAAAAGAACTGGAGCTGACGTGTCAGGACCAATTCCATTACCAACAGAACGCTCGCTTTACACAGTTATTCGTGCGACTCATAAATACAAAGATTCACGCGAACAATTCGAAATGCGTACGCACAAACGTCTAATCGACATTGTGAACCCAACACCAAAAACAGTTGATGCTTTAATGAAGCTTGACTTACCATCTGGTGTGAATATTGAAATCAAACTATAA
- the rplW gene encoding 50S ribosomal protein L23 gives MNLLDVIKRPVITEKSMLAMDEKKYTFEVDTRANKTLVKQAVVAAFDVKVKNVNIINVRPKFKRMGKHAGYTKKRRKAVVTLTDDSKEIQIFDAAE, from the coding sequence ATGAACTTACTAGACGTAATCAAACGCCCAGTGATCACTGAAAAATCCATGCTTGCTATGGACGAAAAGAAATACACTTTCGAAGTGGACACTCGCGCAAACAAAACTTTAGTAAAACAAGCTGTTGTAGCAGCATTTGATGTTAAAGTTAAAAACGTAAACATCATTAACGTGCGCCCTAAATTTAAACGTATGGGCAAACACGCTGGTTACACAAAAAAACGTCGCAAAGCTGTTGTGACATTAACAGATGATTCAAAAGAAATTCAAATTTTCGATGCTGCTGAATAA